The following are from one region of the Sorghum bicolor cultivar BTx623 chromosome 2, Sorghum_bicolor_NCBIv3, whole genome shotgun sequence genome:
- the LOC8074445 gene encoding WEB family protein At2g38370 gives MNGEAEPQGLAPPGASAAAGGLQGRAEVDTSAPFKSVREAVNHFGGSAAWSSNLIKRMFAPPNPKKQEGAEELADLEEQIAQLEKALSVKERETLDVLKELESTKKVVADLKLKIQNEVAGAFCIPEEWVQSQAEAPAGTEDHAEVQPQNAETDVVVGTLHVPIGTGEPAEVHPENAETDAVMGALSVQLQQSPGSSVLRGLEQAKANLNRTTSDLAAIRASVESLRNDIAKERVLAERSREKVCANTTLIASLEDELDRTAQKLQTLRGLQRRRDDPSDIFFEIKKMTSELEQLRNAASASKSEAAMLSAEIEQMRASIGTAEVRCRAAKKIEEAARAAEALALAEIKILLSNEASAEDLQGTEGMSFSLEEYSELAAKAQEADECSRKKIEAAMVQVDEANQTESDSLRNLEEAQLQVEECKKALQEAQKRVDAANRGKIAVEEALRRCRSTTGFRRRSVHDHPKFKHPAPRPRDSQNMDIVDASKAPLKPTLSIGQILSRKLMGPDGYDKSVRDDASEASNMSLGQILNRRRAVVYSSDATAHKKFSGKRKKFAFTGLSVFLAKQAKSKKKKGSH, from the exons ATGAACGGCGAGGCCGAGCCGCAAGGACTCGCCCCGCCcggcgcctccgccgccgccggcggcttgCAGGGCAGAGCGGAGGTCGACACCTCGGCGCCCTTCAAGTCGGTTCGCGAGGCCGTCAACCACTTCGGCGGCAGCGCCGCCTGGAGCTCCAACCTCATCAAGCGTATGTTCGCGCCCCCAAACCCAAAG AAGCAGGAGGGGGCCGAAGAACTGGCCGATCTGGAGGAGCAGATCGCGCAGCTAGAGAAGGCGCTCAGCGTCAAAGAAAGGGAGACGCTTGATGTGCTCAAAGAGCTAGAGTCCACCAAGAAGGTGGTTGCAGATTTAAAGCTAAAGATACAGAACGAGGTTGCCGGTGCATTCTGCATCCCTGAAGAATGGGTTCAGAGTCAAGCCGAGGCGCCCGCTGGCACTGAAGATCATGCAGAAGTGCAGCCTCAGAATGCTGAAACTGATGTGGTTGTGGGCACGCTACATGTGCCCATTGGCACCGGAGAACCTGCAGAAGTGCACCCTGAGAATGCTGAAACTGATGCGGTTATGGGCGCGTTAAGTGTGCAGCTGCAGCAATCCCCTGGTTCTTCAGTGTTGAGGGGCCTTGAGCAGGCAAAAGCCAACCTAAACAGGACCACGAGTGATCTTGCGGCTATTAGAGCCTCTGTTGAGTCGCTGCGGAATGACATTGCCAAAGAGAGAGTCTTGGCAGAGAGAAGCCGAGAGAAGGTTTGTGCCAATACGACGTTGATTGCTTCTCTGGAGGATGAGCTGGACCGGACCGCACAGAAGCTGCAAACGCTGCGGGGTCTGCAGAGAAGGCGTGACGATCCATCAGACATCTTCTTCGAGATCAAGAAGATGACATCCGAGCTAGAGCAGCTCAGGAATGCGGCAAGTGCGTCGAAGTCTGAAGCTGCTATGCTGTCTGCTGAAATTGAGCAGATGAGAGCTAGCATTGGCACTGCTGAGGTGAGGTGTCGTGCAGCCAAGAAGATAGAAGAGGCAGCAAGAGCAGCAGAAGCTCTTGCCCTCGCTGAAATCAAGATCCTACTAAGCAATGAGGCCTCAGCTGAGGATTTGCAGGGCACGGAAGGCATGAGCTTTTCATTGGAAGAGTACTCTGAGCTTGCTGCCAAAGCTCAGGAGGCTGATGAATGCTCAAGAAAGAAAATCGAAGCTGCAATGGTGCAGGTCGATGAAGCCAACCAGACAGAATCTGACTCTCTCAGAAATCTGGAAGAAGCTCAGTTACAAGTCGAGGAATGTAAGAAGGCACTACAGGAGGCCCAGAAGAGGGTGGATGCTGCTAACCGGGGGAAGATCGCTGTAGAAGAGGCTCTCCGCAGATGTCGATCCACGACCGGATTCAGGAGGCGTTCAGTCCATGACCATCCCAAATTCAAGCATCCAGCTCCCCGTCCTAGAGATTCTCAGAATATGGATATTGTTGACGCTTCAAAGGCTCCCTTGAAACCAACACTGTCGATAGGACAGATATTGAGCAGGAAGCTAATGGGACCAGATGGGTATGACAAAAGCGTTCGGGACGATGCAAGCGAAGCTTCTAATATGTCGCTTGGACAGATCCTGAACCGCAGACGTGCAGTTGTGTATAGCAGTGATGCAACTGCTCACAAGAAATTCTCAGGGAAGAGGAAGAAGTTTGCGTTTACAGGACTCTCAGTTTTCTTAGCGAAACAGGCCAAGAGCAAGAAGAAAAAGGGATCACATTAG
- the LOC8078558 gene encoding CBL-interacting protein kinase 29 — translation MPPATGAVASPPAAAGTVLLGRYELGDLLGRGASAKVYLARDLLTGRSVAIKSFPNPRAAAAGDRPVAIEREAGILRRLRHRHVVRLHEILATRKKVHFVLDLAAGGELFSLVDASGRMTEDLARHYFRQLVSAVRYCHARGVYHRDIKPENLLLDESGALMVADFGLGAVAGTADGGGSLLRHTMCGTPAYVAPEILSRKGYEPAKVDIWSCGVVLFVLAAGYLPFNDASLVNMYRKIYAGRFRCPGWFSPALRDLLRRVLDPDPSARIDADGIVAHPWFRHGASDEELGRLMHGGGGEQEEEEEAWFGPVGESKADEEDREPTAFDILSFSPGSDLSALFLGAGKERVFVGEPVAAVVARVEAAGRKGGYRVRRDGKRATAVYVEEEESGVVVAKVSVFRIADAVSVVEVVKGDGPDAVVFWSELLEPAVKPPALSC, via the coding sequence ATGCCGCCCGCCACCGGCGCCGTCGCATCTCCCCCCGCCGCTGCCGGGACCGTGCTCCTTGGCAGGTACGAGCTCGGCGACCTCctgggccgcggcgcgtccgccAAGGTGTACCTGGCGCGAGACCTGCTCACGGGCCGGTCCGTGGCCATCAAGTCGTTCCCGAacccgcgcgccgccgccgctggtgaCCGGCCCGTGGCCATCGAGCGGGAGGCCGGCATCCTCCGTCGCCTGCGGCACCGCCACGTGGTGCGGCTCCACGAGATCCTCGCGACGCGCAAGAAGGTCCACTTCGTGCTGGacctcgccgccggcggcgagctGTTCTCGCTTGTCGACGCGTCGGGCCGCATGACGGAGGACCTTGCGCGGCACTACTTCCGGCAGCTGGTGTCCGCCGTGCGGTACTGCCACGCGCGCGGCGTGTACCACCGCGACATCAAGCCCGAGAACCTCCTCCTCGACGAGTCCGGCGCGCTGATGGTGGCCGACTTCGGGCTCGGCGCCGTGGCCGGCACCGCCGACGGAGGCGGCAGTCTCCTCCGGCACACGATGTGCGGCACCCCGGCGTACGTGGCCCCGGAGATCCTGTCGCGGAAAGGGTACGAGCCGGCGAAGGTGGACATCTGGTCGTGCGGCGTGGTGCTGTTCGTGCTGGCGGCGGGTTACCTCCCCTTCAACGACGCGAGCCTCGTgaacatgtaccgcaagatctACGCGGGCCGGTTCCGGTGCCCCGGGTGGTTCTCGCCGGCGCTGCGCGACCTGCTGCGGCGCGTGCTGGACCCGGACCCGTCGGCGCGCATTGACGCGGACGGCATCGTGGCGCACCCGTGGTTCCGCCACGGCGCCAGCGACGAGGAGCTGGGCCGCCTgatgcacggcggcggcggtgagcaggaggaggaggaggaggcgtggtTTGGGCCGGTTGGGGAGTCGAAGGCGGACGAGGAGGACAGGGAGCCGACCGCGTTCGACATCCTGAGCTTCTCCCCGGGCTCCGACCTGTCGGCGCTGTTCCTCGGCGCCGGGAAGGAGCGGGTGTTCGTGGGCGAGCCCGTGGCGGCCGTGGTGGCCCGCGTGGAGGCTGCCGGGAGGAAAGGAGGGTACCGCGTGCGGAGGGACGGGAAGAGGGCCACCGCCGTGTACGTggaggaagaggagagcggCGTGGTGGTTGCGAAAGTGAGCGTGTTTAGGATCGCCGACGCCGTGTCCGTGGTGGAGGTGGTAAAAGGCGACGGCCCCGACGCCGTGGTGTTCTGGAGCGAGCTGCTGGAGCCGGCCGTGAAGCCCCCGGCGCTGAGCTGCTGA